In the genome of Leishmania infantum JPCM5 genome chromosome 27, one region contains:
- a CDS encoding putative endo/exonuclease Mre11 yields the protein MSESTFKILLTTDNHLGFAERDPRRGDDSFTTFEEVLRAARTEHDVDAMLLGGDLFHENKPSLGCLVRACSLFRKYVFGNKAVPFSLLSDPATNFPTHALPMANFQDPNINVALPVFAVHGNHDDPVGGTSSLDLLATNGYLNYFGHVTSLEDIILEPVLLRKGSTFIALYGLGNVRDERLHRCFRLKKVQFVYPKPVPGRKWFNILLLHQNRGVRGVASKNGIMEGMLAGFGMDLVIWGNEHEQLMVPQPADGFDVVQPGSTIMTSLSAQECNPKQYGILEVRGTSYRLTPYTLRSVRPVVRRTVELRQDLPDGRTLDAVETFLHNVMSDMISEAEEHVSHIPDDVLAFHPNLKYPLIRLAVDFTDVTSAPYPQPNFNRFGQQYMDVVANPGELLRPVKPKPERRPSAGALGTALGPGGVAASGLIVPAAPQLNTLDIRVKVADVFNQNAKNACTLLSEAELSAAVYAFAEKGERDAIDERLMELLHTSQKSVWRRLGNGANDSILKPDRVAEEVATHKRHVNERYARAAQLEEAQQQQQMGDTEENEDDGVAGEREGRGGAASPSLHQAERRRELDAFEMTRVAAPPADLATSDSGSGSENHFHGRFAQTSVSRLVQHAIQQGSENGVDAAAGTPGQRARRCGGALVEAGADEDGQDDKSEELPDDGLDRMPIDSVIAQAVQQVYPPSKRARSAHVRDVEAVLTGDKGSSCGVGGGGPHEVSTVHAFDGNDDDDSRVHGISRHGRARNEAGDVGKAPASAKKQQRPTSARRGGGGGSAAARQGALSAANAGSLNAASATAADAGPTLTFVAHQGVSAVLPPGNRPATVTSSGSVGVSKGAMVNLLSKWTGGSQQRH from the coding sequence ATGTCTGAGAGCACCTTCAAGATCCTTCTCACGACCGACAACCACCTCGGCTTCGCTGAGCGCGACCCCAGACGAGGCGATGACAGCTTCACCACCttcgaggaggtgctgcgcgccgcgcgcaccgagCACGACGTAGACGCCATGCTCCTCGGTGGCGACCTTTTCCACGAAAACAAACCCAGTCTCGGTTGCCTCGTCCGCGCCTGCTCCCTTTTCCGCAAGTACGTCTTCGGCAACAAGGCCGTGCCCTTCTCGCTGCTCAGCGACCCGGCGACGAACTTCccgacgcacgcgctgcccatGGCCAACTTCCAGGACCCCAACATCAACGTCGCGCTGCCGGTGTTTGCTGTTCACGGTAACCACGACGACCCCGTCGGCGGCACCTCGTCGCTCGACCTGCTCGCAACGAATGGCTACCTCAACTACTTTGGCCACGTCACCTCCCTCGAAGACATCATCCTCgagccggtgctgctgcgcaagggAAGCACCTTCATCGCCCTCTACGGCCTCGGTAACGTGCGCGACGAGCGACTGCATCGCTGCTTCCGGCTGAAGAAGGTTCAGTTTGTCTATCCGAAGCCAGTGCCTGGCCGCAAGTGGTTTAATATCCTGCTACTGCATCAGAACcgcggcgtgcgtggcgtgGCGAGCAAAAACGGTATCATGGAGGGAATGCTCGCCGGCTTCGGCATGGACCTCGTGATCTGGGGGAACGAGCACGAGCAGCTCAtggtgccgcagccggcggACGGCTTTGATGTGGTGCAGCCAGGCAGCACCATCATGACATCCCTCTCCGCGCAGGAGTGTAACCCAAAGCAGTACGGCATCCTCGAAGTGCGCGGCACATCGTACCGGCTCACTCCAtacacgctgcgcagcgtgcgtCCAGTCGTGCGACGCACGGTAGAGCTTCGCCAGGATCTGCCTGACGGCCGAACGCTTGACGCGGTGGAGACCTTCCTGCACAACGTGATGAGCGATATGATCAGCGAGGCCGAGGAGCACGTGAGCCACATCCCCGATGACGTCCTCGCGTTCCATCCCAACCTGAAATATCCACTCATTCGCTTGGCTGTGGACTTCACCGACGTCACGTCTGCGCCGTACCCGCAGCCGAACTTCAACCGCTTTGGCCAGCAGTACATGGATGTCGTCGCGAACCCAGGCGAGCTGTTGCGGCCGGTAAAACCGAAGCCGGAGCGGCGACCTAGTGCCGGTGCTCTGGGCACGGCCCTCGGGCctggcggcgttgctgcgaGCGGCCTCATCGtcccggcagcgccgcaactCAACACGCTCGACATCCGCGTGAAGGTCGCGGACGTCTTCAATCAAAACGCAAAGAACGCGTGCACGCTCCTCTCCGAGGCGGAGctgagcgccgccgtctACGCCTTCGCCGAAAAGGGCGAGCGGGATGCGATCGATGAACGGctgatggagctgctgcacacctCTCAGAAGTCGGTGTGGCGCCGGCTAGGGAACGGCGCGAACGACTCCATCTTGAAGCCGGACCGCGTTGCGGAGGAAGTTGCCACGCACAAGCGTCACGTCAACGAGCGCTACGCGCGGGCTGCtcagctggaggaggcacaacagcagcagcagatgggTGACACTGAAGAAAATgaagacgacggcgtcgctgggGAGCGAGAAggccgaggtggcgctgcttcaCCATCGCTGCATCAAGCGGAGCGCAGACGCGAGCTCGATGCATTCGAGATGACGCGCGTCGCCGCTCCTCCCGCAGACCTCGCcaccagcgacagcggcagcggcagtgaaAACCATTTCCATGGTCGTTTTGCACAAACGTCCGTCTCGCGACTGGTGCAACATGCCATTCAACAAGGAAGCGAGAATGGCGtggacgcagcggcgggcacACCGGGCCAGCGAGcccggcggtgcggcggtgccctCGTCgaggccggcgccgacgaggacggcCAGGACGATAAAAGTGAGGAGCTTCCTGATGACGGGCTGGATCGAATGCCGATCGACAGCGTGAttgcgcaggcggtgcagcaggtgtaCCCGCCCTCGAAGCGAGCGCGAAGTGCTCACGTTCGCGATGTGGAGGCCGTTTTGACCGGCGACAAAGGCTCCAGCTGTGgcgtcggtggtggcggtcCCCATGAGGTCAGCACCGTGCACGCTTTCGACGGAAACGACGATGATGACAGCAGGGTGCACGGCATCTCTAGGCACGGCCGCGCTCGCAATGAAGCTGGCGATGTCGGGAAGGCTCCCGCCTCCGCtaaaaagcagcagcgccccaccagcgcgcgacgcggcggcggcggtggcagtgctgcagctcgccaaGGCGCACTATCGGCAGCCAACGCGGGTTCCCTGAAcgcggcgtcggcaacggcagctgACGCAGGCCCTACGCTGACCTTCGTTGCGCATCAGGGGGTttcggcggtgctgccacCTGGCAACAGACCGGCCACGgtcaccagcagcggcagtgtcGGCGTGTCAAAGGGGGCCATGGTGAATCTTCTGTCCAAGTGGACAGGTGGatctcagcagcggcactaG
- the TRYS gene encoding putative trypanothione synthetase encodes MSSLPRASVSFNRPGHIPFGAVQGYAPGGVPAYSNKHDHYFSGERSIEGNIFFGFKYQCVEFARRWLLVRKGLVLPDVNWACHIFQLKEVRDAATAESFAVLPVRNGTGTKPEADALLVYPSTATNPVGHVGAITEVGDDYVCVADQNYRFHKWESSYAYKLKLDHRDGIWTIIDDIDADEIEIPLGWVTFPGRANRPEGAPPVALHPSLHFNKPPKPYLLRRNFLPTESKANWLDMKNPAERLFVEEFGMDVSRTRLEEKAVSYYESNHEFHLRCIAYGTQLHDIFMEATAQVIESDEKLRLFAIPEEFWPRIRHSWKYQQTYISGRFDFAFNNETGEVKCFEYNADSASTLLECGRIQQKWAESVGLDKQGTRGSGFAVERNLKMAWANSGATGRVHFCVDEEKEEQYTALYCMQAAEAAGLEGKLCVLFDEFRFDDNGHVVDSDGVRVRNVWKTWMWESAITDYYAAREERGENWKPSPKEKVRLCDLLLGDDWEILYFEPMWKVIPSNKAILPMIYHNHPEHPAILKAEYELTDELRKHGYAKKPIVGRVGSNVTITSGDGEVHAESGGNYGKRNMIYQQLFELKKQDDYYAIIGGWMIGDAFSGTGIREDKSVITGVDSPFAAIRIKTDKLPHPVTHKDIDEMAEDE; translated from the coding sequence ATGTCGTCTCTGCCGCGCGCGTCTGTGAGCTTTAATAGGCCGGGCCACATTCCGTTTGGTGCTGTGCAGGGATACGCCCCGGGCGGCGTCCCAGCGTACAGCAACAAGCACGATCACTACTTCTCCGGCGAGCGCAGCATTGAGGGCAACATCTTCTTCGGCTTCAAGTACCAGTGCGTCGAGTTTGCGCGCCGCTGGCTGCTGGTGCGTAAGGGGCTGGTGCTGCCCGACGTGAACTGGGCCTGCCACATTTTCCAATTGAAGGAGGTGCgagacgccgccacggcggagaGCTTCGCGGTATTGCCAGTGCGCAACGGTACTGGGACGAAGCCGGAAGCCGACGCGCTTCTTGTCTACCCCTCCACCGCTACAAATCCAGTTGGCCACGTCGGCGCCATCACCGAGGTGGGCGACGACTACGTATGTGTCGCGGATCAGAACTACCGCTTCCACAAGTGGGAGTCCTCCTACGCGTACAAGCTGAAGCTTGATCACAGGGACGGCATCTGGACCATCATCGATGACATTGACGCGGACGAAATCGAGATCCCGCTTGGGTGGGTGACGTTTCCTGGTCGCGCGAACCGGCCGGAAGgggcgccgccggtggcgctgcatCCGTCACTGCACTTCAATAAGCCACCGAAGCCATATCTGCTGCGCCGTAACTTTCTGCCCACGGAGTCCAAGGCGAACTGGCTTGACATGAAGAACCCGGCGGAGCGGCTATTCGTGGAGGAGTTTGGCATGGACGTCAGTCGCACCCGcctggaggagaaggctgTCAGCTACTACGAGTCAAATCACGAGTTTCACCTGCGGTGCATCGCGTACGGAACGCAGCTGCACGACATCTTCATGGAGGCAACCGCGCAGGTGATCGAGAGCGATGAGAAGCTCCGGCTCTTTGCCATTCCTGAGGAGTTTTGGCCCCGCATTCGCCACTCGTGGAAGTACCAGCAGACGTACATTTCTGGTCGCTTCGACTTCGCCTTCAACAACGAGACGGGCGAGGTCAAGTGCTTCGAGTACAATGCCGACAGCGCGTCGACGCTTCTAGAGTGCGGCCGCATTCAGCAAAAGTGGGCCGAGTCGGTGGGGTTGGACAAGCAGGGCACTCGCGGCTCCGGCTTCGCGGTGGAGCGCAACCTCAAGATGGCGTGGGCGAACAGCGGGGCGACTGGCCGCGTTCACTTCTGTGTTGAtgaggagaaggaagagcAGTACACGGCCCTCTACTGCATGCAGGCCGCTGAGGCGGCCGGGCTGGAGGGCAAGTTGTGCGTCCTGTTCGACGAGTTCCGCTTTGATGATAATGGCCACGTTGTCGATAgcgacggcgtgcgcgtgcgcaatGTGTGGAAGACGTGGATGTGGGAGTCGGCCATCACGGACTATTACGCCGCCCGGGAGGAGCGGGGCGAGAACTGGAAGCCGTCCCCGAAGGAAAAGGTGCGCCTATGCGACTTGCTCCTCGGCGATGACTGGGAAATTCTCTACTTCGAGCCGATGTGGAAAGTCATCCCGAGCAACAAGGCCATCCTGCCCATGATCTACCACAACCACCCCGAACACCCCGCCATCTTGAAGGCGGAGTACGAGTTGACGgacgagctgcgcaagcacgGGTACGCCAAGAAGCCGATTGTCGGCCGCGTGGGCAGCAACGTGACCATCACctccggcgacggcgaggtgcACGCTGAGTCTGGTGGCAACTATGGGAAGCGCAACATGATTTACCAACAGCTGTTTGAGTTGAAGAAGCAGGACGACTACTACGCCATCATCGGCGGCTGGATGATCGGCGACGccttcagcggcaccggcatcCGCGAGGACAAGTCAGTCATCACCGGCGTAGACAGCCCCTTCGCTGCCATTCGCATCAAGACCGACAAACTTCCGCACCCCGTGACGCACAAGGATATCGACGAGATGGCCGAGGACGAGTAA
- a CDS encoding protein kinase-like protein, giving the protein MQVNSLLERMRKVRQEKAAAAAAAPPAVTNATATVPAANAAIRDAPVSSAADADTAGGGGVVSSSLLTGVTVPAPPPVFASPSSARLEYRDNAKDPLCVPFTCDMIVPVLNALLSNQQHSSTSTVAAAASGGLNGAVVPMMTEAVNSIDATGGDTRDVSALSSASAEIPGAGRDSSGKESQSIVVAKAVVRMREVLAAQGPPQMPQKAAVESVPSITATGTATAAGAPVSSLRPSSASLFADAAYNTACAVARVDVSGAVRPICRDVNYYTRVGRISQGVYGVVFRAVTTADYERQHRQQSRHRVTRPGSAASSAAAPPGHVRTYALKHIKKMWLEDSQVGLPPYLMREIDLLLRLQHPNIMGALELVLLDPTPVPRRLASPPKSCSPSSSSSESPSSSSSLSSESPSTEQHAEEAAECDRALRRLRSTAEDTAGQNLAKKAKIDNAEEPLPQREEARPATQAQTKGEKGAAQDAAATRPLAAVGAASKAKDVFLVMDYCPYDLGSYMRRYATAAELYGDGDDCKSTHASAQVPYFHITPRNAHPQAAASYVARAKSIVYQILRAVAFLHDSRILHRDLKTSNVLLGEDGYVKVCDFGLGRLYREGQALTPTVVTLMYRAPELHFGVVDYSHKMDVWSVGCIFAELFLRRPLFHASTDSHHLLAVCEVLGIPTEESFPGLYHLPQTKTMMQSLPRWNRTSRLASLFQRGAVLPTVAHGDVPVAAEGALLPESGVDLLASVLQWNPRRRPSAAEALQHPFFKEEPLPCAPAELMRPMPWMDAAIAAGNAAPSAALVPEDRRDQPGSRGSQGCPSTATHMAPSTTGRPSSASVPPAMQHVADIPSGVEATVAAVSSASEGATAASPLASASPDTFPGGSRSVFVSDTVGGGYQQAISTRDYSGSDGDLAEEDEEEQRLQLHTRRSTRDQVEDDDDSDAETERVGRQARFLANQDRDE; this is encoded by the coding sequence ATGCAGGTCAACTCGCTCTTGGAGCGTATGCGGAAGGTGCGGCAGGAAaaggctgccgccgctgccgccgctccaccAGCAGTGACCAACGCGACCGCCACTGTCCCTGCTGCAAACGCAGCGATCAGAGACGCACCCGTGTcgagcgccgctgacgcggATACcgcgggtggcggcggcgtcgtgtcgtcgtcgttgctgaCAGGTGTGACGGTGCCGGCCCCGCCGCCCGTGTTCGCCTCTCCATCCTCGGCGCGGCTTGAGTACCGTGACAACGCAAAGGATCCGCTCTGTGTGCCCTTCACATGCGACATGATCGTACCAGTTCTGAACGCGCTCCTCAGCAATCAACAGCACAGCTCAACGTCAactgttgccgctgccgcttccgGAGGCCTTAATGGTGCCGTGGTGCCCATGATGACGGAGGCGGTAAACAGCATTGACGCCACTGGGGGCGATACCCGTGACGTGAGTGCATTGAGCAGTGCTTCGGCAGAGATCCCGGGCGCCGGCCGTGACAGCAGCGGGAAGGAGAGCCAGTCTATTGTGGTGGCGAAGGCTGTCGTGCGTATGCGAGAGGTGCTGGCAGCGCAAGGGCCTCCGCAGATGCCCCAGAAAGCGGCAGTGGAGAGCGTGCCatccatcaccgccaccggcactgctactgctgctggcgcgccggTCTCTTCTCTTCGCCCATCTAGCGCTTCCTTGTTTGCCGATGCAGCATACAATACTGCCTGCGCCGTGGCCCGCGTCGATGTCTCCGGCGCCGTTCGACCCATCTGCAGGGATGTGAACTACTACACTCGAGTCGGCCGCATCTCGCAGGGTGTGTACGGCGTCGTCTtccgcgccgtcaccacGGCGGACTacgagcggcagcatcggcaACAATCTCGCCACCGCGTGACTCGACCGGGCTCAGCCGCTTCgtcagccgctgcaccgccagggcacgtgcgcacataTGCTCTGAAACACATAAAAAAGATGTGGCTAGAGGACTCGCAGGTTGGGCTTCCGCCATACTTGATGCGAGAGATCGATCTACTGCTGCGGTTGCAGCATCCCAACATCATGGGCGCACTGGAGCTCGTCTTGCTAGACCCGACGCCGGTCCCGCGCCGCCTGGCATCACCACCCAAATCgtgctcgccctcctcctcatcgtcggagtcgccatcgtcgtcgtcgtcgttgtcgtcggaGTCGCCATCAACCGAGCAGCACGCAGAGGAGGCTGCGGAGTGCGATCGCGCCCTTCGCCGGCTTCGCTCCACGGCGGAGGACACAGCGGGGCAAAACTtagcgaagaaggcgaagatcGACAACGCCGAAgagccactgccgcagcgggAAGAGGCCCGGCCCGCCACGCAAGCTCAAACTAAAGGTGAGAAAGGCGCTGCTCaggacgctgctgccacacGTCCGCTGGCCGCCGTTGGCGCTGCAAGCAAGGCGAAGGACGTCTTCCTTGTAATGGACTACTGCCCCTACGACCTGGGGAGTTACATGCGGCGGTACGCGACTGCAGCAGAGCTctacggcgacggcgacgactgCAAGTCTACTCACGCGAGTGCACAGGTGCCGTACTTCCACATCACGCCACGCAACGCGCAtccgcaggcggcggcgagctaCGTGGCACGCGCCAAGTCCATCGTGTACCAGATCTTGCGTGCCGTGGCGTTTCTGCACGACAGCCGCATTCTCCACCGCGACCTGAAGACGTCGAACGTACTGCTTGGCGAGGATGGCTACGTGAAGGTGTGCGACTTCGGCCTTGGTCGCCTCTACCGTGAAGGCCAGGCGCTCACCCCCACCGTTGTGACGCTCATGTATCGCGCGCCGGAGCTGCATTTTGGTGTCGTCGACTATTCTCACAAAATGGACGTCTGGTCGGTCGGGTGCATCTTCGCCGAGCTCTTCCTGCGACGTCCTCTTTTCCACGCCTCGACCGACAGTCACCACCTCCTGGCTGTGTGTGAGGTGCTAGGCATTCCGACGGAGGAGTCGTTCCCGGGCTTGTATCACCTTCCCCAGACGAAGACAATGATGcagtcgctgccgcgctggaaCCGCAcgtcgcggctggcgagCCTCTTCCAACGTGGCGCTGTCCTCCCCACCGTAGCACACGGCGATGTTccggtggcagcggagggCGCGCTATTGCCTGAAAGCGGGGTGGATCTGCTcgcgtcggtgctgcagtggaacccgcgccgccgcccatctgctgccgaggcgctgcagcacccaTTCTTCAAGGAGGAACCGCTGCCATGCGCGCCAGCAGAGCTGATGAGGCCTATGCCGTGGATGGACGCTGCCATTGCTGCTGGTAATGCCGCGCCTTCCGCAGCACTTGTTCCCGAGGATCGGCGTGATCAGCCTGGGAGCCGGGGGTCTCAGGGTTGCCCTTCCACGGCAACACATATGGCACCAAGTACAACTGGACGGCCGTCTTCTGCGAGCGTACCACCAGCTATGCAGCATGTGGCAGACATTCCCAGCGGAGTGGAGGCGACTGTCGCAGCCGTTTCATCAGCGTCTGAAGGCGCaactgctgcgtcgccgcttgCGAGCGCCTCACCGGATACGTTCCCTGGAGGCAGCCGTAGCGTTTTCGTGAGCGACACTGTTGGTGGCGGATACCAGCAAGCCATCAGTACCCGTGACtacagcggcagcgatggagaCCTCGCagaggaggacgaagaggagcaacggctgcagctgcacacgcgccgcagcacgcgcgaCCAGgtcgaagacgacgacgacagtgATGCGGAGACGGAGCGAGTGGGGCGACAAGCACGGTTCCTCGCGAACCAAGACCGAGATGAGTGA